The Macrococcoides canis genome has a window encoding:
- the spn gene encoding SPIN family peroxidase inhibitor, translating to MKFKHIALTTVAASTLFTGGIAVHQADASVIQQNGIILHDDSKMLEHEVSYIDYLVNPKTDQETKERIENYFAAQGLNSLSEIITKAKQDGFDVSKYESLI from the coding sequence ATGAAATTTAAACATATTGCATTAACAACAGTTGCAGCGAGTACGTTATTCACAGGTGGCATTGCAGTACACCAAGCAGATGCCAGTGTCATTCAACAAAATGGTATTATCTTGCATGATGATTCAAAAATGCTAGAACACGAAGTGAGTTATATTGACTACTTAGTGAATCCTAAGACAGATCAAGAAACAAAAGAAAGAATTGAAAACTATTTTGCAGCTCAAGGATTAAACAGCCTTTCTGAAATCATCACAAAAGCAAAACAAGATGGATTCGATGTCTCTAAATATGAATCATTGATATAG